In Candidatus Ancaeobacter aquaticus, one DNA window encodes the following:
- a CDS encoding NfeD family protein, translating into MNIILILLIVGLIFLCAEIFLPGMICGIIGTICIIVSIIMCYMSLGTEVGTYYLGGTIVITSLAIFIASKLFPKTKLGRSLTLQTSESNYSPRQKDLSPLLHQEGLAISFLRPSGIAEIQGERIDVVSDAEYIERGSKIMVISIKNNKVIVKKI; encoded by the coding sequence ATGAATATTATTCTTATTTTACTAATTGTTGGTTTGATATTTTTGTGCGCTGAGATTTTTTTACCAGGTATGATATGTGGAATCATCGGAACAATATGTATAATAGTCTCTATCATAATGTGTTACATGTCACTTGGAACAGAAGTAGGAACATATTATCTCGGAGGAACGATCGTTATTACGAGTCTTGCAATATTTATTGCGAGCAAATTGTTCCCAAAAACTAAACTGGGCCGTTCGCTTACCTTGCAAACATCAGAATCTAATTATTCCCCGCGACAAAAAGATTTATCCCCTCTCTTACATCAAGAGGGATTAGCCATTAGTTTTTTAAGGCCATCAGGAATAGCTGAAATTCAAGGTGAACGTATTGATGTTGTAAGTGACGCTGAATATATTGAACGCGGATCAAAAATCATGGTTATTTCGATTAAAAATAACAAGGTTATTGTAAAGAAAATCTAA